TGACCCCCGGCCTGCTCTGCTTCCGCTGTCTGGGGCTTTACGGTGGGGTCGGGCTGGCCGGGCTGTACCTCGTCCTCCGGCATAGGCGCCTTCGACGGCCGCCGAACGCGACCCGTTGGCTCCTTTGGCTCTGCGCCGCGCCCCTGGTCGTCGACGAGCTCCTGGTGACCCTCGGCGTCTGGAGCCCGCCGGGCTGGTGGCGCACACTGAGCGGCGCCCTCGGTGGCGCCGCCCTCTACATCCTGCTGGCCCTGCTCCTCGTCGGCCTGCGCCGGAAGAAAACCGCCGACGAACCCCGCCCCGCGCTCCGACCGCTACCGCCCGTCGCCGCTGCCCTGACCACCGGCCTGCTCCTTCTCGGCTGGACGGCCGT
This portion of the Candidatus Coatesbacteria bacterium genome encodes:
- a CDS encoding DUF2085 domain-containing protein: MHEPLTSLAAGLCHRLPTLTPGLLCFRCLGLYGGVGLAGLYLVLRHRRLRRPPNATRWLLWLCAAPLVVDELLVTLGVWSPPGWWRTLSGALGGAALYILLALLLVGLRRKKTADEPRPALRPLPPVAAALTTGLLLLGWTAVLDALALVGAALVFWTVGALIWARLPAEDAPARFVWTALAAVTGAALWLLLVILRGALG